ATCAACCGCGCCGAGATCGACACCGACGGCGACGGGGTGGCCGACACCGACCTCGTCGACCTCGACGACGACGGCCTGGTCGACGCGGTCCTCGTCGACACTGACGGCGACGGCAAGGACGACACCCGCATGTACGACTTCGACGGCGACGGCACGCTCGATTCCACCGACGGTGTCGAGGCCAACCTCTCCGACGCGCAGCGCCAGCTCGGCGAGCAGGGCCTGGGCACGGACTTCACCCAGGGTGGCGAGGCCTCCGCAGCCACGTCCGCACCGGCAGCTGCTCCCACCGCCCCCCAGGAGAGCCCGGCTGAGACCCCGGCTCCGGCCGAGACCCCCGCTCAGGCCCCCACCGCCCCGCAGGAGACCCCGGCACCGGCCCCCGAGCGCGAGGAGGCACCCGCCCCCGCTCCGGAGGAGAACCCCACCGGTTCAGCTGCCCCCGCCAGCGCAGAAGTTCCCGCCGGCGGAGTGGAGATCGACCTCAACGCCGACGGCCTGGCCGACGGCATCGGCCTGGACCGGAACAACGACGGCAACTTCGACGAGATTCAAATCGACACCAACGCCGACGGCCAGCTCGACGAGATCATCAGCGACGAGAACTTCGACGGCCAGGTCGACCGCATCGACCAGGACACCGACGGCGACGGCGTGGTCGACCAGTTCTTCATCGACACCAACAACGACGGCCGCGCGGACGAGCAGCACACCGACACCGACGGTGACGGCACCTCGGACGAGATGATCATCGACACGGACCACGACGGCTACGGCGACGTCTTCGCGGTGGACACCGACGGCGACGGCTACTCCGACACCGAGGAGGCCATCACCACCGAGAACCTCGCCCCGGAGCTCGGCACCATCGAGACCTACGACAGCGCCGGCGAGTACACCGACGAGGTCTAGTCTCCCCCCCCTCCCTACCCGCCCGCCTCCCTTCCCGGGAGGCGGGTGCTTTGCTGTCTCCGGGATAGACTGACCGGTGATGAGCGACGACAGCACGGACGAACCACTGAACATCTCCACGGGGGAGCTTCTCGACGCCGCGGTCACCGCCCTCGGCGGCGCGCGCCGCGAGGGCCAGGTGGCCATGGCCGAGGCCGTCACCGCAGCCCTCGAGAAGGAACGCCACCTCGCCGTCCAGGCCGGCACGGGCACGGGCAAGTCGCTCGCCTACCTCATCCCCTCGATCCGTCACGCGCAGAACACCGACACCACCGTGGTCGTCTCCACCGCGACGATCGCGCTGCAGACGCAGCTCGTCGAGCGGGACCTTCCCCGCCTGGCCGACGCCCTGGAACCCGTCCTGCACCGCCGCCCCACCTTCGCCATCCTCAAGGGCCGCTCGAACTACGTCTGCCTGAACAAGGTCTCCCGCGGCGACCAGCCCCCGGAGGCGGAGGCGCTCATGGAGGAGGAGGACCTCTCCTGGCTGGGCAAACACGTCAAACGGGTGCACGAGTGGTCCAGCGAGACCGAGACGGGTGATCGCGACGACCTCGAGCCGGGCGTGCCCGATCTCGCGTGGAAGCAGGTCTCGGTGACCTCCTCGGAGTGCCTGGGGGCGTCGAAATGCCCGCACGGCGAGGAATGTTTTGCGGAGATGGCCCGCGCCAAGGCCCGCGACGTGGATGTCGTGGTCACCAACCACGCGATGCTCGCCATCGACGCCCTCGCGGACGTGGACATTCTCCCCGTACACGACGTGGTCATCATCGACGAGGCCCACGAGCTCGACGGGCGCATCACCTCGGTGGCCACCAGCGAGATCGCCCCGCGCACCATCAGGATGGCGGCCAAGCGCGGCGAGAAACTCAACGCAGCCGGCAAGGACACCGCTCTGGAGAACCTCGCCGAGGATCTGGACATGATGCTGCGCACCCGCGAACCCGGCCGCTGGGTCACCCTCGACGACACCTCCCGGGCCGCGCTGGGCGGGCTGCGTGACGGTCTGTGGGCGCTTCGCGACGCCATTGCCCGCGCCCCCGACGGCGAGGCCGCCAGCGACCCGGACCGCGCCGCCGAGCGCCAGAACCTGGCCAATCACCTGGGCGACCTGCACGACGCCGTGGTCCGCATCCTGGGTGTGTTCGGTTCCGAGGGGGAGGCGGACGCTTCCGAGGCCCGCGAGGTGGTGTGGCTGGAGCGCTCGGACCGCTACGGCGACACCCTCGCCGTCGCTCCCCTGTCCGTGGCCGGGCTGCTTCACGACCGCCTCTTCGGCGACCAGACCGTGGTCCTGACCTCGGCGACACTCACCGTCGGCGGGCGGTTCGACGTCCTGGCCGCCAGCTGGGGCATGCCCAAGGGGCAGTGGGACTCCCTCAATGCCGGCACCCCCTTCGACCCGAAGAAGGCGGGCATCCTCTACACGGCAAAACACCTGCCCACTCCCGGCCGTGAGGGCCCCGCCGAGGAGACCCTCGACGAGATCGCCGAGCTCATCACCGCCGCCGGCGGGCGCACCCTCGGACTCTTCTCCTCCCGGCGGGCG
This sequence is a window from Corynebacterium doosanense CAU 212 = DSM 45436. Protein-coding genes within it:
- a CDS encoding ATP-dependent DNA helicase, with amino-acid sequence MSDDSTDEPLNISTGELLDAAVTALGGARREGQVAMAEAVTAALEKERHLAVQAGTGTGKSLAYLIPSIRHAQNTDTTVVVSTATIALQTQLVERDLPRLADALEPVLHRRPTFAILKGRSNYVCLNKVSRGDQPPEAEALMEEEDLSWLGKHVKRVHEWSSETETGDRDDLEPGVPDLAWKQVSVTSSECLGASKCPHGEECFAEMARAKARDVDVVVTNHAMLAIDALADVDILPVHDVVIIDEAHELDGRITSVATSEIAPRTIRMAAKRGEKLNAAGKDTALENLAEDLDMMLRTREPGRWVTLDDTSRAALGGLRDGLWALRDAIARAPDGEAASDPDRAAERQNLANHLGDLHDAVVRILGVFGSEGEADASEAREVVWLERSDRYGDTLAVAPLSVAGLLHDRLFGDQTVVLTSATLTVGGRFDVLAASWGMPKGQWDSLNAGTPFDPKKAGILYTAKHLPTPGREGPAEETLDEIAELITAAGGRTLGLFSSRRAAQQAAEALRTRLPFDILLQGEDSTGALVDKFTRNENTCLFGTLSLWQGVDVPGRSLSLVLIDRIPFPRPDDPLLQARTEAATAAGRSGFMEVSATHAALLMAQGAGRLLRSVNDRGVVAVLDNRLVTKRYGSYLRASLPPFWETTDPATVRAALKRLVKQ